A single region of the Pseudodesulfovibrio sp. JC047 genome encodes:
- a CDS encoding ABC transporter ATP-binding protein, with product MCLTLDAVSFTYPNGPTILRHASLTFEQGAFFLVRGPSGSGKSTLLRILCRLEEIQSGSIHYKDHDITDIPPASLRRCVAYVQQMPTLLPGTVRDNLLLPFTFQSNKDLCPPSDLELSALLESFLLSGVTLDSEADRLSVGQSQRICLIRSLLLRPEVILLDEPTASLDPESARVVLNKAAELSREGITVIMISHSEETPEGVTRLVSFHEKKLVLQ from the coding sequence ATGTGTTTAACCCTTGATGCTGTCTCATTCACGTACCCAAACGGTCCGACTATTTTGCGCCATGCCAGTCTGACCTTTGAGCAAGGGGCATTCTTTCTTGTCCGGGGACCATCCGGGTCCGGGAAGTCCACCTTACTCCGTATCTTGTGTCGATTGGAAGAAATTCAATCCGGCTCAATTCACTACAAGGATCACGACATCACCGACATTCCACCCGCTTCATTGCGGCGGTGTGTTGCCTATGTCCAGCAAATGCCAACACTGCTTCCCGGGACGGTTCGTGACAACCTGCTCTTGCCTTTTACTTTTCAGTCCAACAAGGATTTGTGTCCACCGTCGGACCTCGAACTGTCCGCGCTCCTTGAATCCTTTCTTCTTTCCGGGGTGACGCTTGACAGTGAGGCCGATCGCCTTTCAGTGGGCCAATCGCAACGAATCTGTCTGATTCGCAGTCTCCTGCTGCGCCCGGAGGTCATCCTTCTGGACGAGCCGACCGCGTCCTTGGACCCGGAAAGTGCTCGCGTCGTTTTGAACAAGGCCGCTGAACTCAGTCGAGAAGGCATCACGGTCATCATGATTTCCCATTCGGAAGAAACACCCGAAGGCGTGACCCGGCTCGTTTCATTTCACGAAAAAAAACTGGTGCTGCAATGA
- a CDS encoding tetratricopeptide repeat protein, whose product MTSDKKTVAQDDSLHSITIPEDIEREKISGVFSSQSLNKVGTGTTVRKAIQKSYWFAEEAAPDEQGRGIMVQPLNNNNIPSGPKERYSLSEFLGKFNPELEYYQAEVFPRIQEMNSTLKRAEQQREQGALYSAQFEYEATLSFDEQNVRANFGLGLTYMERGESEKAADIFERVVDLDAAFAPEHKHLFNEFGINLRKSKLTDQAVEYYSRALEISKNDENLYYNIARAYYEQGDKDACLHNLHTALRLKPGHKEANKFLKYINKEG is encoded by the coding sequence GTGACTTCAGACAAAAAGACCGTTGCACAGGATGACTCCCTGCACTCCATCACCATTCCCGAAGACATTGAACGTGAAAAAATATCCGGTGTCTTTTCTTCCCAATCCCTGAACAAGGTCGGCACGGGCACCACCGTGCGCAAGGCCATCCAAAAATCCTACTGGTTTGCCGAAGAAGCCGCGCCGGACGAACAGGGGAGGGGTATCATGGTTCAACCGTTGAATAACAACAATATCCCATCCGGCCCAAAGGAACGCTATTCCCTGTCCGAATTCCTTGGAAAATTCAACCCGGAGTTGGAATACTATCAGGCCGAAGTCTTTCCCAGAATACAGGAGATGAATTCCACCTTGAAACGGGCAGAACAACAGCGTGAGCAAGGTGCGTTGTATTCCGCACAATTCGAATACGAAGCCACGCTCTCTTTCGACGAACAGAACGTCCGCGCCAATTTCGGACTGGGATTAACCTACATGGAACGGGGGGAGAGCGAGAAAGCTGCCGATATTTTTGAGCGGGTGGTTGATCTGGATGCGGCCTTTGCCCCGGAACATAAGCATCTATTCAACGAATTCGGCATTAATCTTCGCAAATCAAAACTGACCGATCAGGCCGTTGAATATTATTCCCGCGCGTTGGAAATTTCAAAAAACGATGAAAACCTGTATTACAACATTGCCCGGGCCTACTACGAGCAAGGCGACAAGGACGCCTGTCTGCACAATCTGCACACGGCCTTGCGTTTGAAACCGGGACACAAGGAAGCAAACAAGTTTCTAAAATATATCAATAAAGAAGGGTAA
- a CDS encoding XRE family transcriptional regulator, whose protein sequence is MDTIGKRIQSYREKQKLTIEDLANRTNLSEEFIRAVEVEDRYPSLQPLVKLARALGVRLGTFMDDHVSHDPLVTRLDERTEELVMHPDGKEPGLRFHSLGKGKTDRHMEPFFIELMPESAKDHHLSSHEGEEFIIVHSGKVRIKYGQEVTILEKGDSTYFNSVVPHNVACAGDEMAEIYAVLYFPE, encoded by the coding sequence ATGGACACTATCGGCAAAAGGATTCAGTCCTACCGAGAAAAACAAAAATTGACCATTGAGGATTTGGCGAATCGAACAAATTTGAGTGAAGAATTCATTCGTGCTGTCGAGGTTGAAGACAGATACCCATCACTTCAACCACTCGTGAAGCTTGCCCGCGCTCTGGGAGTACGACTGGGAACGTTCATGGATGACCATGTTTCCCATGATCCCCTGGTGACACGACTTGACGAACGCACGGAAGAACTCGTGATGCACCCTGATGGCAAGGAGCCGGGACTTCGTTTCCACTCGCTTGGCAAAGGGAAAACCGATCGCCACATGGAGCCGTTCTTTATTGAATTGATGCCGGAATCCGCCAAGGACCACCACCTTTCGTCCCACGAAGGCGAAGAGTTCATCATCGTCCACTCCGGAAAAGTACGGATCAAATATGGCCAGGAAGTGACCATCCTTGAAAAAGGAGATTCCACCTATTTCAATTCCGTCGTTCCGCATAATGTTGCCTGTGCCGGTGATGAAATGGCTGAAATTTATGCTGTTCTCTACTTCCCGGAATAG
- a CDS encoding AMP-binding protein has product MTALREITLGQLLDEAVEKWPDKDAVVYVDRDFHLTYKEFGELVDTLAKGLMGLGVKKGEKVAIWANNVPYWVALQFATAKIGAILLTVNTHYRSHELKYLLQHSEAENLFIIGEYRGHDYLASVYDQVPELKVQERGQLRTETFPHLKRVFYLGHEKHRGMYSIPELQAMSAMVSNEEYEARQAELDSHDVVNMQYTSGTTGFPKGVQLTHYNIGNNGYWIGKNQNFQPGDRLALTVPLFHCFGCVLGVLACVNHGVAMIILEDFVPTDVMLALDQEKCTALYGVPTMFIAILDHPMFDRFDYSSLRTGIMAGSPCPVEVMKRVMDKMNMKEITICYGLTEASPVMSQTTVGDSIKHMTETVGPAMPEVEIRITDPETGEECAPGVQGEVCCRGYNVMKGYYNNEKASIDAIDTDGWLHSGDLGVMDTDGYLSITGRLKDMIIRGGENIYPREIEEFLYSMDGVLDVQVAGVPSDKFGEQVGAFVILKEDADLEPEDVVDYCRGKIARYKIPKFVTFMTEYPMTASGKIQKYKLRDLGASLWPDA; this is encoded by the coding sequence ATGACAGCACTTCGTGAAATAACCCTCGGCCAACTTTTGGACGAGGCGGTTGAAAAATGGCCTGACAAAGACGCCGTGGTCTATGTGGACCGCGATTTTCACCTGACCTACAAGGAATTTGGCGAACTGGTGGACACCCTCGCCAAAGGACTCATGGGCTTAGGCGTAAAAAAAGGCGAAAAGGTCGCCATCTGGGCCAACAATGTGCCCTATTGGGTGGCACTCCAATTTGCCACGGCCAAAATCGGGGCCATCCTGTTGACGGTCAATACGCACTATCGGTCTCATGAGTTGAAATATCTGCTCCAGCATTCCGAAGCCGAAAATCTGTTCATCATCGGTGAATACCGTGGGCACGACTATCTCGCGTCCGTGTACGACCAGGTCCCGGAACTCAAGGTACAGGAACGCGGCCAGCTTCGGACCGAGACATTCCCTCACTTGAAGCGGGTATTCTATCTCGGCCACGAAAAACATCGTGGCATGTATTCCATCCCGGAATTACAGGCCATGTCCGCCATGGTCTCTAATGAGGAATATGAAGCCCGTCAGGCCGAACTGGATTCACATGATGTCGTAAACATGCAGTACACGTCCGGAACCACCGGATTCCCGAAAGGGGTACAGTTGACGCATTACAACATCGGAAACAACGGATACTGGATCGGCAAGAACCAGAACTTCCAGCCCGGTGACCGACTCGCCCTGACCGTGCCGCTCTTCCACTGTTTTGGTTGCGTTCTTGGCGTGCTCGCCTGTGTGAACCACGGTGTCGCCATGATTATCCTCGAAGATTTCGTGCCGACCGATGTCATGCTCGCGCTTGACCAAGAAAAATGTACCGCCCTGTATGGTGTGCCCACCATGTTTATTGCCATACTCGATCACCCCATGTTCGACCGGTTTGACTACTCGTCACTCCGGACGGGGATCATGGCCGGATCGCCCTGTCCCGTCGAAGTCATGAAACGGGTCATGGACAAGATGAACATGAAGGAAATCACCATCTGTTACGGATTGACCGAGGCCAGCCCGGTCATGAGTCAGACCACTGTCGGTGACAGCATCAAACACATGACGGAAACCGTTGGCCCGGCCATGCCCGAAGTGGAAATTCGCATTACCGATCCAGAAACGGGCGAAGAATGCGCTCCCGGCGTTCAAGGGGAAGTCTGTTGTCGCGGCTACAATGTCATGAAAGGCTATTACAACAACGAAAAGGCTTCGATCGATGCCATCGACACGGATGGTTGGCTCCATTCCGGTGACTTGGGTGTCATGGATACCGATGGGTATCTCTCCATCACGGGCCGTCTCAAGGACATGATTATCCGTGGCGGAGAAAACATCTACCCTCGTGAAATCGAAGAGTTCCTCTATTCGATGGATGGTGTTCTCGACGTCCAGGTAGCAGGTGTTCCCAGTGATAAATTCGGCGAACAGGTCGGCGCATTTGTCATTCTCAAGGAAGACGCGGATCTGGAGCCGGAAGACGTGGTTGATTATTGTCGCGGGAAAATTGCCCGGTACAAGATTCCGAAATTTGTCACGTTCATGACTGAATATCCCATGACAGCATCCGGGAAAATTCAGAAATACAAATTGCGTGATCTTGGGGCCTCTTTGTGGCCGGACGCCTAA
- a CDS encoding XRE family transcriptional regulator, whose translation MEQYKEIAPRLVGLREGIGWTVAEMAELLGLPEDKVAEYESGTIEIPVGYMLDVSRLCRVDLTTLISGQEPHLKSYAMVKKDEGYAVDRRTDYDYKSLGYKFAGREMEPFLITVPPKAKEDMVETAHRGQEFIYVLEGRLEVALGGDSIAVEPGDSLYFNSETPHALRGMDGKEVKFLDVIL comes from the coding sequence ATGGAACAGTACAAGGAAATAGCACCCCGTCTGGTGGGGTTGCGTGAAGGAATCGGCTGGACCGTCGCCGAAATGGCAGAGCTTCTGGGCCTGCCCGAGGACAAGGTTGCTGAGTACGAATCCGGGACAATCGAAATCCCGGTCGGCTACATGCTGGACGTCTCTCGCCTGTGCCGAGTTGATCTGACCACACTCATTTCCGGCCAGGAACCCCACCTGAAGTCCTATGCCATGGTGAAAAAGGACGAAGGGTACGCCGTCGATCGCCGCACGGACTATGATTACAAATCCCTGGGCTACAAGTTCGCCGGACGTGAAATGGAACCGTTTCTGATTACGGTGCCACCAAAGGCCAAGGAAGACATGGTCGAAACCGCACATCGCGGCCAGGAATTCATCTATGTTCTCGAAGGACGCTTGGAAGTTGCACTTGGTGGCGACTCAATCGCGGTCGAACCGGGGGACTCACTGTATTTCAATTCGGAAACGCCCCACGCCTTGCGCGGCATGGATGGCAAAGAAGTCAAATTCCTTGATGTGATTCTGTAG
- a CDS encoding AMP-binding protein, with translation MFTKEEYADYADLCARYKPECPENFNFSYDILDAMEPKKTALIHVDNAGTRREFDFGFFQKTSSQLANALVKQGVKKGDRVMLVLYRRLEYWTVMLALHRIGALPIPSPFLLTKKDISERVNYAKVSTFICEDSICDRVDAVREKCPGLKLCVQVDGETKDGWQDYDALLETGEPSFPRTAETPGGEDPMVIFFSSGTTGLPKMVMHSFSYPASHFTTGALWHDLEEDDIHLTLSDTGWGKSVWGKLYGQWMAGATVFVWDFRGRFDPAHLLQIMQDNKITTFCAPPTVYRFLVREDLSKYTLSLRHCTTAGELLNESVFHAWQDAFNMSLYEGYGQTETTLQVATFKCMTPKPGSIGKPVPGWDIALMNEAGQRVPQGEEGEICIRIDKPVRGLFDSYLDEPEKTASVKFDGWYHTGDKAWADEDGYLWFMGRTDDLIKSSGYRIGPFEVESALVSHESVIEAAVTGVPDDVRGQVVKATIVLAPGYEPTEELTKSLQSFVRELTAPYKYPRVIEYVDELPKTISGKIKRKEIREADLKKYHTMK, from the coding sequence ATGTTTACTAAGGAAGAATACGCCGATTACGCTGACTTATGCGCTAGATATAAACCGGAATGCCCTGAAAATTTCAACTTTTCATACGACATTCTGGATGCGATGGAGCCGAAGAAAACCGCGCTTATTCATGTTGATAATGCAGGCACTCGCCGAGAATTCGATTTTGGATTTTTCCAGAAGACATCGAGTCAGCTTGCAAACGCTCTTGTCAAACAGGGCGTCAAAAAAGGCGATCGGGTCATGCTCGTCCTGTATCGTCGGTTGGAATACTGGACGGTGATGCTCGCGCTGCATCGTATCGGAGCACTGCCCATTCCCTCACCGTTTTTGCTGACAAAAAAGGATATTTCGGAACGAGTCAATTACGCCAAGGTCTCGACTTTCATCTGCGAAGACTCCATCTGCGATCGAGTGGATGCGGTTCGAGAAAAATGCCCCGGCTTGAAGCTGTGTGTGCAGGTGGACGGCGAAACCAAGGATGGATGGCAGGACTATGACGCCCTGCTGGAAACCGGCGAACCGTCTTTCCCGCGCACGGCAGAAACGCCCGGCGGTGAAGATCCCATGGTCATTTTCTTTTCGTCCGGAACCACAGGACTGCCAAAGATGGTCATGCACTCGTTCTCATACCCTGCCAGCCATTTCACCACTGGTGCTCTCTGGCACGATCTCGAAGAAGACGACATCCATCTGACCCTTTCCGATACAGGTTGGGGCAAATCCGTTTGGGGAAAACTCTACGGACAATGGATGGCAGGTGCGACCGTTTTTGTCTGGGATTTCCGTGGCCGATTTGATCCGGCCCATCTGCTGCAAATCATGCAGGACAACAAGATCACCACGTTTTGCGCACCGCCCACGGTGTACCGTTTTCTCGTGCGTGAAGATTTGTCCAAGTACACACTCTCACTTCGACATTGCACCACCGCCGGTGAATTGCTCAATGAATCGGTCTTCCACGCCTGGCAGGACGCGTTCAACATGTCCCTGTACGAAGGCTATGGTCAGACCGAAACAACCCTTCAGGTTGCAACCTTCAAATGCATGACGCCAAAACCAGGCTCCATCGGCAAGCCCGTGCCAGGTTGGGACATCGCGCTCATGAACGAAGCAGGTCAACGCGTCCCTCAAGGTGAAGAAGGTGAAATCTGCATCCGTATCGACAAGCCAGTCCGTGGTCTGTTCGATTCCTATCTGGATGAACCTGAAAAAACCGCGTCCGTCAAATTCGACGGTTGGTATCACACTGGCGACAAGGCCTGGGCAGACGAAGACGGTTATCTCTGGTTCATGGGCCGGACCGACGATCTCATCAAAAGCTCCGGGTATCGAATCGGCCCCTTTGAAGTCGAATCAGCTCTGGTCTCACACGAATCCGTTATCGAAGCCGCTGTAACCGGCGTTCCCGACGATGTACGAGGGCAGGTCGTCAAGGCCACCATCGTCCTCGCCCCCGGATACGAACCGACAGAGGAATTGACCAAATCACTCCAAAGTTTTGTCCGTGAATTGACCGCTCCGTACAAGTACCCGCGTGTCATCGAATACGTGGATGAGCTGCCAAAAACCATTTCCGGCAAAATCAAACGGAAAGAAATTCGTGAAGCTGATCTGAAAAAATATCACACCATGAAATAA